The nucleotide sequence GGCCTCGTCCATACCCGGCGACTAGATGCCAACGAGTCTTTGGGACTCGATGACTGCCGTTGGGCGGCTCGATCGCAGAGCTAGGAGGGCGGTCCATGAACGGCTCACCGGATTCTCAGATGCTGCGACAGCCGACTACGCGGTCCTTTCTAGCCCAACCGTTGCGAGTCGCGATCGCCGGCGATTGGCATTCCGACGCCAAGTACGCCGTCGGCGCGATCGAGCACGCCGCCAAACGCGAAGCGACAGTGCTGATTCAGCTCGGCGATTTCGGCTATAACTTCACCGACGAGTATCTGGATTCGCTCGAAGAAGCTTTGGACCGGTGCGGGATGGTCTTGGGGTTCGTCGACGGCAACCACGAGAACTTCGAAAGATTGCTTGGTTGGCCCATCGACCCGGACGGTCTGCGATACCTGCGTGCCCACCTCGTGCACCTGCCGCGGGGTTTTCGTTGGCTATGGGGCCAGACCCGGTGTCTGGCCCTCGGTGGCGCCTATTCGATCGACCGTTTCCTACGCAAGCGGGGCCGCTCCTGGTGGGAGCAGGAGCTACTGACCATGCGCCAGGCGAATGCGGCCGCGGCCGCCGGAGAAGCCGATGCCATGTTTTGTCACGACTGCCCGGCCGGAATCACCGTTCCCAGCGCGGCGCGCGACCGGCGCGGGTTCCCGGAACTCGAGCTGCGTCGGTCCGAGCTGCATCGCGAGCGGCTGCGCTGCGTTGTCGACGCCGTCCGCCCGGGTCGGCTTTGGCACGGACACTTTCACCACCGTTATCAGGCGGTACTGCACGGGAAGGGTTATCGCACCGTGGTGGACGGTCTGAGCAAAAACGGGCATCCCATCGACAACAACATGGTGGTAGTCAACCTCGCCGCTCTGGGATCGCACCGGCTGAGTAGTCGCGGGACCGACGGGCCATCGGATTCGGACTTGACCCACCGAGAGGCCGTCGGTTAACTAGCAGCGGCGATGGGGCTCGCCAGGAAGCTCGACTTCTGAACCGCCAGCCGGCTGATGGCACCTGCGAACAAAGGAGTCCCAGGTGGCATATCCAAACTCCCGCGCTCGTCCCGCGCCGCGCGTGGCCCGAATCGAGCTGCGCCGCAACGGTGGTCATCCCATAGGCACACACCGACCCGATGCCCACGAGGCGAACATCGGTTGCAGCGGCGGCGCTGCGGCATGAAAACTCCTAGGCAGCACGGCTTCAGGGGCCGGCATGGATGACGATTGCCTCAAGGTGAGCGCCTACTTGGGTGAGCGGCGCCGAACCGACGACGGCTTCCTGGCCGATGTGCTGCTCAGCCTCTACCAAGAACACAACATCGCGTCCAGCGTCGTGCTGCGCGGAGCCGGTGGATTCGGGACGGGGCGCCACCTGCGGACCGACCAGTCGCTGACCCTCTCCGAGGATCCGCCCGTGGTGATCATCGGTACCGACCGTAGGCCCAAAATCGAGGCATTACTCGACCCGGTGCTTGCCATCAAGCAACGAGGGCTGCTCACTCTCGAGCGCGCCCGCATGGTGCGCGGGGACCTGCCACCACTGGAATTGTCAGAGCAACTTCACGAAGCCGCCAAGTTGACCGTCTACGTTGGCCGCAAAGAACGCGCCTACGGTATGCCCGCCTATCTGGCCATCTGCGATCTGATGTACCGACGCCAACTGGCTGGTGCCTCGGTTTTCCTGGGTGTTGACGGCACCGCGCACGGGCGGCGGCAACGCGCCATGTTCTTCGGCCGTAACGCCGACGTCCCGATGATGATCATTGCCGTTGGCTCGGGCGATCGCATCCGTCGGGTACTGCCGGAGCTCGGTGGGCTATTGCGCCGTCCACTGATCACGCTCGAACGAGTTCGGGTTTGCAAGCGTGACGGTGAACTGCTGGGCCGTCCCCATGCCCTGCCCGCAGCCGACGAACACGGTCTGCCGCTGTGGCAGAAGCTGATGATCTACACCTCCGAATCGGCCCGGCACGACGGGGTTCCCATTCACCGGGCCATCGTGCGACGCCTATACCGGCGCCGGAGGCCCGACGGGGCTACCGTGCTGCGCGGCATCTGGGGCTTCAACGGCGAACATCAGCCCCACGGCGACAAGCTGTTCGCACTGGGCCGCCAAGTGCCGGTCGTCACCATCGTGATCGATACCCCGACCAACATCGCCGAATCATTCGAAGTGGTTGACGAATTGACCCGCGAACATGGATTGGTCACCAGTGAAATGGTGCCCGCCTTGGTATCTGACGACGGCGATGGCGGTCGGGGCGGACCGGTCATCGCCCGCTACGACTACTAGCCAGGTGGCACCGCCCAAGCCACGTCCGGTGCGGTCGGTACCGCACAGCCCGCTAACGTAATCGCCCATGAACCCCAACCCGCTCGAGCAACTGACACTCGAGCAACTACGCACCCGGACAAGCATGAAGTGGCGTGCGCACCCGGCCGATGTCTTGCCCTTATGGGTGGCGGAGATGGACGTGAACCTGGCACCCACGGTGGCCGCCGCGCTTCATCGAGCGGTCGACAACGGCGATACCGGATACCCCTACGGCACCGCATATGCCGAAGCCCTTGCCGAATTCGCCGCGCTGCGTTGGCAATGGCACGACCTGGAGGTCGGCCGGACGGCGATCGTCCCGGACGTGATGATGGGCATCGTTGAGATGCTGCGTCTGGTCACCGATCGCGGTGACACCGTGATCGTCAATTCACCGGTGTACGCCCCGTTCTACGCATTCGTGTCACACGACGGCCGAAGGGTGGTCGAAGCGCCGCTGGGCACTGATGGCCGGATCGACCCGGACGCGCTGGAAGAGGCCTTCGCTCACGCGCGCCGCGCAGGTGGCAACGTGGCTTACCTGTTGTGCAATCCCCACAATCCGACCGGTGCCGTGCACAGCTGCGACGAACTGCGCGGCGTCGCCGAACGCGCCCGTCGATATGACGTGCGGGTGGTGTCGGACGAGATTCATGCTCCCCTGGTCTTTTCCGGAGCACGTTTCACCCCGTACCTGACGGTGCCCGGCTCCGAGAATGCGCTGTCGCTGACATCGGCCACCAAGGCGTGGAATCTGGGTGGCGTCAAGGCGGCGTTGGCTGTTGCCGGTCCGGAGGCCGCCGCCGATCTACGCCGGATGCCGGAAGAGGTCAGCCACGGGCCGAGTCACCTGGGCATCATTGCGCACACCGAAGCGTTCCGAACCGGCGGCGACTGGCTTGACGCGCTGCTGGCCGGACTGGACGCAAACCGCACGTTGTTGAGCGATCTGGTGGACGCGCAGCTTCCCGGGGTGCGGCTGCGATGGCCGCAGGGCACCTACCTGGCCTGGCTGGACTGTCGAGACCTCGGAATTTCCGAGCAGGATGCGTCCGGTCTTGCGGTGGTGTCAGATCTATCCGGGCCGGCCAGCTGGTTCCTCGATCACGCCCGAGTGGCGTTGAGTTCGGGCCACGTGTTCGGAACCGGCGGAGACGGGCACGTGCGCATGAATTTCGCTACGTCCCAGGCCATTCTGACTGAGGCAGTGACGCGGATGGGCAAGGCGCTCGACGAGCTGCGGTAGCCGTCAGCCTTGCCCCGCCGGCGCGACGCCGCTGCGCTGGTCCAACCCGGCAATGACCCACTTGGCCCATTCGATTTCCTGTTGGGCCCACCGCAACCCTTGCTCCAGCGCGGCCCGGGCAAAGAAGGAGTCGTCATCCTCAGCCCAGTCGTAGGCGTCGCGGATCCGTTCGTAGTGCGTCTTTTCCTGCTCGGACAAAGACAACAACGATTCCAGGTAGCTACGGGCTTGACTGGGATCTAGCTGGCCGAGCAGGAAGACCCGCAGCAGCGCGGCATTGCGGACCGGTGGGTCCTGCTGCGGCGAAGTCATCCATCGGTAGAGTTCGGCGCGTCCCGCGTCAGTGATCGCGTACTCCTTGCGCCCCCGTGGCCCCAGGTCCGAGGACTTGATTAGTCCGGCAGCAGCCAGCTTGTTAAGCTCACTGTAGAGCTGACTCTGCGTTGCTGGCCAGACGTTGTTCATCGACAGCTGAAACCGCTTTAGCAGGTCATATCCACTTCCCGGCTCCTGGGAGAGCAGCCCCAACGCCGCATGTCGCAGGCTCACCCAACCATACTAACCCTCCATTTTTGACATGTCACCAATGCCATGCCAATATCGACATGTCACTTTTGACATGTCGATATTGGAACGTCGGAAACGTAAGGAGTACAGGTGATTCAAAGTGCCCGCCCGAGTGTGCCTGCCTTCTGCAGCGTCGACAACGACAAGCAGCCGGATCGGCCACCGGCCAAGGTCTTCAGCCCCGCACGCGCCCTCGATGGGTTCCTTCGCTCGCCGCTTGCGGGAATCGCCCCATGGGCACTGCTAGCAATCTTGTCCGGACCGGGGCGCTTCGAGCTGGCGGCGGCCGGCGCGTTGGGGCTCTCCGCGCTGGTGATGCTTGCCGGCCTCAGCCGTGGCGTCAGGGTTCACGCCCTCGAGGTCTTCGGCACCGCGTTCTTCGGCGCCATGTTGGTCGTCGGCCTGTTCGCGACCGACAACGCAATCCGGTGGCTCGAGTTGTGGTCCGGGGAGCTCACCAACGCCGCCCTAGCCTGTTTTGCCTGGCTCACCCTGCTGATCAGACGGCCATTCACCATGGCCTACGCCAAAGACACCACGCCACCGGAGCATTGGGACAGCCCCCTATTCAAAAAGATCAACACGGTGATCACCATCGTGTGGGCGGGCGCCTTCACCTTTGCGGGAACCGTCGGCTTCATCGGCGACTACTTGTGGCATGACGGCACCAACTTCTGGACCGGGTGGATCCTTCAATTGGCGGCGATCTTCTTCGCGGCGGCGATTACCGACTTCTACCCGGACTACGCCGCCGCCAAGTTCGATTTGGCCAACGGCGAGCCGGCGCTGGTTCCCTCCGTCCTACAGACTGTCGGCTGGTTGCCGTCCTTCCTCACGGTCACCGGAATTGCGGGTCTGCTCACCAACTCGGTTGACTCCCTCGCCGCGATCGCGCTGATTGTGGCCGGCAATGTCGCATCCAGCATCCTGGCGAAAGTTCTTCCGAAGCAGACGAAATCGTAGCGACGCCACGGGCAAGTCTCAGCCGGTAGCAGCCAGCACGGCGGTAGCGAGCTCGGGGCGGCATACCACCAAATCGGGAAGCTTGGGGTCCGGCCGGTTGTAGGTCAATGCCGACCCGTCGATACGAGACGTATGCAGCCCAGCGGATCGGGCCACCGCCACCGGGGCGGCCGAGTCCCACTCGAACTGCCCGCCGGCATGGACATACACATCGGCCAAGCCCTGCACGACCGATGCCACCTTGGCCCCGGCGGAGCCCATTTCCACCAAGGTGCCATCCAACGCGTCGCGCACAGCCAGCGCGATGGCCGGTGGACGAGTCCGCGAAACCACGATGCGCGGCCTGTCGGGTGCCGCCGGGGGTGGCTCGACGTGTGGTGTCGCCAAGGTGATGCCCTGCGCCGGGAGCGCCACGGCCCCGGCGACGAGCTGGCCGGCCTGCCACAGCGCGACATGCACCGCCCAGTCGACGCGGCCGAGTTCGGAGAATTCGCGGGTGCCGTCGAGCGGATCAACGATCCAGACTCGCTCGCTGCGTAGCCGGACGGGGTCGTCGGCACCCTCCTCGGAGAGCACCGCATCCCCGGGACGCTCGGCGGCCAGCTTGTCCATCAGAAAGTCATGAGATCGCTTGTCCCCCGCCGCCTTACGCTGGGCAACCTCGGCTTCGGCGAACTCCTCCCGCACTCCGAGCAGCAGGCGACCTGCCTCGGTGGCCAGCCACGCAGCCACAGCGTGGTCGTTCATCCAACACCCATTTCCGGCGATAGATTGGTAATTCTTACCCAAATTACATCACTGGCCGAGCAGGTAAATCTTCCTCCGCACCCCGAGGATCGAGCGTGAACTCAGAGTCCGAACTGGTCCTCGACGATGCCGAGCCAGATCTGCGCGCAATCGATGGCGACCTTCTCACTGATGAAGGCGTGCTGGGTTCCGGTGTACATGTCACGAAACGCCCGTTCGAGGCGGCTACCCTCGCGGATTGAACTCGTTCCGGCCACCAGATGTGCCCATTCGGCGCAGCTTCGAGCGGTATCGGTGGCGAAGACGGCCGCCGCGCGCATGTCCGAACGCAACGTAGGAGTCAGTTCCTGGCCGGCACCGACCGCGGCTTCGGCGGTGGTGAAGGCATCCAGGACCAGCAGGCGCGCCGCGCGCCATGCCGCGACGTGATGGGCCAGGCCCTTCTGGAAAGTGGGGCGACTGGCCAGAGCGGCCATGTCGCTCATCCGGTACTTCGTCGCCGCAAGTTCGGTGACATCGTCAAGCATGCTCTTGGCGACCCCCAGCGCCCACGAGGCGTGGCCGGCCGCGGTCACCGGCATCAGCCCCATCCGAGTGGCCGGCGAACTCCCCCGTCGCGGCTCCCGGGCGAATAGTCCAAAGGTGCGGCCCTGCGGCACGAACACGTCCTCGGCACTGTAGTCATAGGAACCGGTCCCTTTGAGCCCCTGCACAAACCAGCCGTCATTGAAGGTGATCTGCTCGCGCGGAACCACGGCCACCTGCATGTCCGGAACACCCTCACGGATCCAGCGCATTTCACCGTCATCCATCGGGAAGAAGCCCGCCGCGATGTACTGCGCATGACCGGTCCCCGAGCCGAAGCTCCACGATCCACTCAGTCGGTAGCCGCCGTCGACGGCGCTTCCCTGCCCGTTGGGGAAGAACTGGCCGCCCATCGTGACTCGGTTGTCGGCGGCGCTGAACACCTCAGCGAAGCCGTCGTCGGGGAGATACGTGGCGGCGGCGAACGTCGACGGCAGGTTCGCGATCCCAATCCAACCGAACGACCCATCCTGCCAGGCCATTTCGATCCATGTCTCGATCATCTCGGCAAACGCGGGCTCGGTTCCTCCGGCCGCAGTCGGATTGAATGCCGACATCAGTCCGGTGGACCACATTTCGTTGACGATCTTGTCGGTGAGCGTGCGCCGGCGTTCGGACTCGCCGGCTTCGGCCCGCACCAGGTCCCGCATGGTGCGGGCCAGCGCGACAACCTGGCCACTCGTTGTCGATATCATCTGTTCTCTATCTGGGTTCAACCGGTGGATGCAACACCGGTTTGGTGGAGCAAGAGTAGCTGTTCATTGAATGCTTCGGCCGGTGTCTTCCGGCCGAGTGTCTTGCGTGGTCTGGTGTTGAGGGCGTGAGCGACGGCCTCGATTTCCTCGGCAGACCATCGCGGGAGGTCGGTGCGTTTGGGAAAGTATTGGCGCAGCAGGCCGTTAGTGCTTTCATTCGTGCCGCGTTGCCGTGGTGACTGGGGGTCGGCGAAGAAGACAGGGATGCCGGTCTCGACTTTGAATTGGGCGTGCGCGGACATTTCCTTGCCGCGGTCCCAGGTCAGCGACCGGACGAGCTGCTGCGGCAGGGTCGACATGGTGTTTGCCAGGGCGTCCTTCATCGTTATTGCGCCGTAGCCGGCCAGGGCCGGACCGTTCTTGACCGAGTGCTTGTGCCGGTGCCCTTCTTCGCGGGCCAAGTGGATCAACATGGTGAACCCGGTCGTACGCTCGACGACGGTGCCGATCGCCGAGAGCGTTCGAGCCCGATGGGAAGATCGCCTTCCTTAACTTGTTGGAAGGGTGTTTCGGGGCTGTCGTAGGGTCCTGATCACCCTCGGGTGGCAGGTATGGCTTAGATCGCCGCCTCTCGGGTGACGTGGGCCCAGGTCTTGCGTCGTGATCGTTCCCGAGGCGCGTGCAGTGCGCGTCCGGTGCGTAGGCACCAGACCAGCTCCCAGTTGAGCGCGCCCCGGCCCTGGATGTAGAGCGATTGGTAGATCGCTTCGTGGCTGATACGCATGGACTTGTCCTCGGGGAAATCGACTTTGAGCCGGTTGGCAATCTGCTCTGGGCTCCACGCTAGCGACCACGGTCGGTCCTTGCGGTGGGGCTTGTTGCGGCCGGTGAATCGTGGCGGTTGCGGTCCGGCGATGATGCCGCCGTCGGGGTGGCTAATCTGCCCTGAAAGGCGTTGCTGCACATAATCATGCAGCTGCGGATTGGCGGCCAATTTCGCGGTCTTGGGCCGACATGCGGCCATATCGGCCTTCCACAGCACGACCGAGGCCCGGAAACCGCTGCTCCCGTAGCGAACACCGGCGCTGCGGCGCAGTTCCCGTGAGATCGTGGACGGGTCGCGCCGAATCGCCCGGACGATTGCTCAAACACGTTGCCCTGAACCCGCAGTAGCGCGATTTCCTCACACTCAGCGAAGGACAGGCAACGGGAACTTCACATCAAAGCGTTGTGGAACCAGCGTGCCCCGACCGCCGACGCCACGCCGGCGATCGCAGCTTCGGCCGGATCACCCGGTCTGCTGCCTGCTGACGACAAACCATTCAACACCTCCAACATCGAGGTGTTGCGACGACCAGTCGAATCCGCCATCACCGCCTCAACCTCTGAGCGCAGCAGATTCCACTGTTCGTCGGTGAGGTCCCAGGGATACCGCGGTTTCTGTCACGACATGGGCAACCCGCAGCGGGGCAACTGGTTTGCCTGGACTCGACAAGGTAGACAGGCATTCACGGGGCTCCCAGCAGCAAGGGGGATGTGGTGTCCATCTGCTACCGCGGGCTCCGTCTCATGCCATTGCGCGACGCCCGATCGTGATCACCGATATGTCCAGTCACTTTAGTCACACGAGTATGTGAACAGCCTCTAACCGCAGTCCCGCCTCCGGCCAGGGCCATTAGGGGTTAAGCCTGGAGATCAGGATGCGGTCCGGATCGTGCTCCTGAACAACGGACATCAGCTGGTCGGTGTTGTCGCCCCACCAGTCGCTCGGCGTGTCCAAGATGTCGGCATAGTTGACGTAACGCCCGCCTGTCAACACGCCGGCAAGGTCGTGCCGGATTTCTTGCAACAGGGCGTCGTGCCGGGCGGCGAGGCCCGCGTCAGCCGGCAACCGGTCACCCAGCGCCCAGTGATACACAAAGTCCTGCCCGCGGTGGAAAAAGGCGGTTTCCTGCGGCGTGAATGCGGCAACTGCACCGTTGATCGCCTCGATGCTCACCGCGCCGCCAGGCAGTTCGGGCGCGAATTGAAGTTCGTTGATCTGTCGGACGATGGCGGCCGCTTCGACTGCACCGAGTGCACCTCGGCCGATGTCGCTGGCTATTCGGTGTGGACGGAGGGTCGCGGGTGCCGGGTCGTGAAGAAAATCGTTCGAGACGAACACGGCAT is from Mycobacterium marinum and encodes:
- a CDS encoding PadR family transcriptional regulator: MSLRHAALGLLSQEPGSGYDLLKRFQLSMNNVWPATQSQLYSELNKLAAAGLIKSSDLGPRGRKEYAITDAGRAELYRWMTSPQQDPPVRNAALLRVFLLGQLDPSQARSYLESLLSLSEQEKTHYERIRDAYDWAEDDDSFFARAALEQGLRWAQQEIEWAKWVIAGLDQRSGVAPAGQG
- a CDS encoding acyl-CoA dehydrogenase family protein is translated as MISTTSGQVVALARTMRDLVRAEAGESERRRTLTDKIVNEMWSTGLMSAFNPTAAGGTEPAFAEMIETWIEMAWQDGSFGWIGIANLPSTFAAATYLPDDGFAEVFSAADNRVTMGGQFFPNGQGSAVDGGYRLSGSWSFGSGTGHAQYIAAGFFPMDDGEMRWIREGVPDMQVAVVPREQITFNDGWFVQGLKGTGSYDYSAEDVFVPQGRTFGLFAREPRRGSSPATRMGLMPVTAAGHASWALGVAKSMLDDVTELAATKYRMSDMAALASRPTFQKGLAHHVAAWRAARLLVLDAFTTAEAAVGAGQELTPTLRSDMRAAAVFATDTARSCAEWAHLVAGTSSIREGSRLERAFRDMYTGTQHAFISEKVAIDCAQIWLGIVEDQFGL
- a CDS encoding MalY/PatB family protein produces the protein MNPNPLEQLTLEQLRTRTSMKWRAHPADVLPLWVAEMDVNLAPTVAAALHRAVDNGDTGYPYGTAYAEALAEFAALRWQWHDLEVGRTAIVPDVMMGIVEMLRLVTDRGDTVIVNSPVYAPFYAFVSHDGRRVVEAPLGTDGRIDPDALEEAFAHARRAGGNVAYLLCNPHNPTGAVHSCDELRGVAERARRYDVRVVSDEIHAPLVFSGARFTPYLTVPGSENALSLTSATKAWNLGGVKAALAVAGPEAAADLRRMPEEVSHGPSHLGIIAHTEAFRTGGDWLDALLAGLDANRTLLSDLVDAQLPGVRLRWPQGTYLAWLDCRDLGISEQDASGLAVVSDLSGPASWFLDHARVALSSGHVFGTGGDGHVRMNFATSQAILTEAVTRMGKALDELR
- a CDS encoding 3'(2'),5'-bisphosphate nucleotidase CysQ — its product is MNDHAVAAWLATEAGRLLLGVREEFAEAEVAQRKAAGDKRSHDFLMDKLAAERPGDAVLSEEGADDPVRLRSERVWIVDPLDGTREFSELGRVDWAVHVALWQAGQLVAGAVALPAQGITLATPHVEPPPAAPDRPRIVVSRTRPPAIALAVRDALDGTLVEMGSAGAKVASVVQGLADVYVHAGGQFEWDSAAPVAVARSAGLHTSRIDGSALTYNRPDPKLPDLVVCRPELATAVLAATG
- a CDS encoding DUF190 domain-containing protein; its protein translation is MDDDCLKVSAYLGERRRTDDGFLADVLLSLYQEHNIASSVVLRGAGGFGTGRHLRTDQSLTLSEDPPVVIIGTDRRPKIEALLDPVLAIKQRGLLTLERARMVRGDLPPLELSEQLHEAAKLTVYVGRKERAYGMPAYLAICDLMYRRQLAGASVFLGVDGTAHGRRQRAMFFGRNADVPMMIIAVGSGDRIRRVLPELGGLLRRPLITLERVRVCKRDGELLGRPHALPAADEHGLPLWQKLMIYTSESARHDGVPIHRAIVRRLYRRRRPDGATVLRGIWGFNGEHQPHGDKLFALGRQVPVVTIVIDTPTNIAESFEVVDELTREHGLVTSEMVPALVSDDGDGGRGGPVIARYDY